From the Thermus filiformis genome, one window contains:
- a CDS encoding PD-(D/E)XK nuclease family protein → MQKRIRITDLAGYVRLQLCDRYISFQLGRGGKEVQDLQKRYPPLVEPVFQEVGLAAERRWEEHLQKEGFEPVEVEDWSEWKEWVAQAPHGKQYFARQVKIEGRVGAFDLEGRLDFLLLYWRQGEPVVRLVEGKASRRERTHHYAQLALYALLAEGDPPRWREKEVALEYLVACIDPATRSLEDPLRSVEDDEKALFSQARRDMEALLAPGGRLEKVLQHDPLELGYALNARCDACAHNPVCWITGSKRKDLELAGIKGDVARALREAGLADLEALATADPSRVAEALREVETPVHPEHLVLKARARFATLPFPRRNGFYPVQWLEGTGYGRLPDLTAMTHKAPGT, encoded by the coding sequence GTGCAGAAACGGATCCGGATCACGGACCTGGCCGGGTACGTCCGTCTGCAGCTCTGCGACCGCTACATCTCCTTCCAGCTTGGCCGAGGCGGAAAAGAGGTTCAGGACCTCCAGAAGCGGTATCCCCCTTTGGTGGAGCCCGTTTTTCAGGAGGTCGGCCTGGCGGCGGAAAGGAGATGGGAGGAGCATCTTCAAAAAGAGGGGTTTGAACCCGTAGAGGTGGAGGACTGGTCCGAGTGGAAGGAATGGGTGGCCCAGGCTCCGCACGGGAAGCAGTACTTCGCCCGCCAGGTGAAGATCGAGGGCCGGGTGGGGGCCTTTGACCTCGAGGGACGCCTGGATTTCCTCCTCCTGTACTGGCGCCAAGGGGAGCCGGTGGTGCGCCTGGTGGAGGGTAAGGCCAGCCGGAGGGAGCGCACCCACCATTACGCCCAGCTCGCCCTCTACGCCCTGCTGGCGGAGGGGGACCCCCCGCGCTGGCGGGAAAAGGAGGTGGCCCTGGAGTACCTCGTGGCCTGCATAGACCCGGCCACCCGGTCTTTGGAAGACCCTCTCCGTTCTGTAGAGGACGACGAGAAGGCGCTCTTTTCCCAGGCCAGGCGCGACATGGAGGCCCTCCTGGCCCCGGGGGGGCGGTTGGAGAAGGTCCTCCAGCATGACCCCCTGGAACTGGGATACGCCCTGAACGCCCGCTGCGACGCCTGCGCCCACAACCCCGTCTGCTGGATCACGGGCTCCAAGAGGAAGGACCTGGAGCTCGCGGGGATCAAGGGGGACGTGGCCCGGGCCCTGCGGGAGGCGGGGCTGGCGGACCTGGAGGCTTTGGCGACGGCCGACCCTTCCCGGGTGGCGGAAGCGCTCCGGGAAGTGGAGACCCCAGTCCATCCTGAGCATCTGGTCCTGAAGGCTCGGGCGCGATTTGCCACCCTCCCCTTTCCCAGGAGGAACGGCTTCTACCCCGTCCAGTGGCTTGAGGGAACCGGATACGGCCGCCTGCCAGACTTGACCGCTATGACGCATAAAGCCCCAGGAACCTGA
- a CDS encoding type III secretion system chaperone family protein: MATEVRMRAEGIRPFDRERIGEALRAAGISFFRGEEGQFLVLVGSRMTPYSAVVTLSAEGVDGDVLAVRALVRGVVGLSREEALEKANAWNKGRRWPRAYVDDDGDLMLDFHLDMEEGIHTPFLARTVQTVLTGVELFTLWLDGKEGVLEALMEDSGSDGA, from the coding sequence GTGGCGACGGAGGTGAGGATGCGCGCGGAGGGGATCAGGCCTTTTGACCGGGAGCGGATAGGGGAGGCCCTGCGGGCCGCTGGGATCTCCTTTTTCCGGGGGGAGGAGGGCCAGTTCCTGGTGCTGGTGGGGTCTCGGATGACCCCCTACTCGGCGGTGGTGACCCTGAGCGCGGAGGGGGTGGACGGGGACGTCCTGGCCGTCCGGGCCCTGGTCCGGGGGGTGGTCGGGCTTTCCCGGGAGGAGGCCCTGGAAAAGGCCAACGCTTGGAACAAGGGCCGGAGGTGGCCGCGGGCTTACGTGGATGACGACGGGGACCTGATGCTGGACTTTCACTTGGACATGGAAGAGGGAATACACACCCCGTTCTTGGCCCGCACGGTCCAGACCGTCCTTACCGGGGTGGAGCTCTTCACCTTGTGGCTGGACGGCAAGGAGGGTGTTCTGGAGGCCCTGATGGAGGACTCCGGTTCGGACGGGGCGTGA
- a CDS encoding helix-turn-helix transcriptional regulator → MGERNRKKSTRLTELRELLEAKPYTTAELAKRFGVSQRTVERDLKDLEDMGCGVRMEGNAYYIPHPSGVDPYGLLLRYAAFRFFFHQAPTRHDYFLKEMRRLLHDLPQHIRRLAVEELDAYRDQVHGQDRVLEYVLRAWQDRRVLRVKYRDAKGKTSWRELEIWFLEVNRWNLAFYALARIHGSRQPGPSVYKLVRMSEPSLLEETYEIPEDFHPGNLLRGAWGVTLGHRRARVVLRFSKEVAWRLKEEDLPPPVSREDLPDGGLEVVYEVNTDLQGYPFELLGWVLSWGRHVEVVSPQDLRARWLEEIQAMAQALPTLPVAQGG, encoded by the coding sequence ATGGGCGAGCGGAACCGGAAGAAGTCCACCCGGCTTACGGAGCTGAGGGAGCTCCTCGAGGCGAAGCCCTACACCACCGCCGAGCTGGCCAAGCGGTTCGGGGTGAGCCAGCGCACCGTGGAGCGCGACCTCAAGGACCTGGAGGATATGGGCTGCGGGGTTCGGATGGAGGGCAACGCCTACTACATCCCCCATCCCTCCGGCGTGGACCCCTACGGCCTTCTCCTCCGGTACGCCGCCTTTCGCTTCTTCTTCCACCAGGCCCCCACCCGGCACGACTACTTCCTAAAGGAGATGCGCCGCCTCCTCCATGACCTCCCCCAGCACATCCGCCGCCTGGCCGTGGAGGAGCTGGACGCCTACAGGGATCAGGTCCACGGCCAGGACCGGGTCCTGGAGTACGTTCTCCGGGCCTGGCAGGACCGGAGGGTGCTGCGGGTGAAGTACCGGGACGCCAAGGGGAAGACCTCCTGGCGGGAGCTGGAGATCTGGTTCCTGGAGGTGAACCGTTGGAACCTGGCCTTCTACGCCCTGGCGCGGATCCACGGCTCCCGCCAGCCGGGGCCCAGCGTGTACAAGCTGGTCCGGATGTCGGAACCAAGCCTTCTGGAGGAGACCTACGAGATCCCTGAGGACTTCCACCCCGGAAACCTCCTGCGGGGGGCCTGGGGGGTCACCCTGGGGCACCGCCGGGCCCGGGTGGTCCTGCGCTTTTCCAAGGAAGTCGCCTGGCGCCTGAAGGAGGAGGACCTCCCCCCACCCGTGAGCCGGGAGGACCTGCCGGACGGCGGTTTGGAGGTGGTCTACGAGGTGAATACGGACCTGCAGGGCTATCCCTTCGAGCTTCTGGGCTGGGTCCTGTCCTGGGGCAGGCACGTGGAGGTCGTCTCCCCCCAGGACCTGAGGGCGCGGTGGCTCGAGGAGATCCAGGCCATGGCCCAGGCCCTCCCGACACTACCTGTCGCCCAGGGGGGGTAG
- a CDS encoding YbjN domain-containing protein → MLQGVVEPISRTLIQGILEEMDVKYMVDKDGDFVFFFKDEMARATAIVMISLQGPREQILTVMARVENTPSLSRADWLEKVNLWNAKKRWPRALLAGDHLTLDFHLNLDKGVHRELLKDIIFTLLGGITQFLVWIEDRDPEAELRERLLRELLRRLQEE, encoded by the coding sequence ATGCTGCAAGGCGTTGTGGAACCCATAAGTCGCACACTTATCCAAGGGATTTTGGAGGAAATGGATGTCAAGTACATGGTGGACAAGGACGGCGACTTTGTCTTCTTTTTTAAGGACGAGATGGCACGGGCGACGGCGATCGTCATGATCTCCCTCCAGGGCCCGAGGGAGCAAATCCTGACCGTGATGGCCCGGGTGGAGAACACGCCTTCCCTATCCCGTGCGGATTGGCTGGAGAAGGTCAATCTCTGGAACGCAAAGAAGCGCTGGCCAAGGGCTCTTCTGGCGGGAGATCACCTGACTTTGGACTTCCACCTGAACCTCGATAAGGGGGTTCACCGCGAGCTTCTCAAGGACATCATCTTTACCCTCCTTGGCGGGATAACCCAGTTCCTGGTCTGGATCGAGGACCGGGACCCGGAGGCGGAGCTGCGCGAGAGGCTCCTTCGGGAGTTGCTCCGTCGGCTACAGGAAGAGTGA